A genome region from Bufo gargarizans isolate SCDJY-AF-19 chromosome 2, ASM1485885v1, whole genome shotgun sequence includes the following:
- the LOC122926210 gene encoding nicotinamide N-methyltransferase-like, whose translation MYVASSACHIKGDIVIDLSIGSMVHHLYSACEFFKYIIVLKNRDRCIMELKRWVDSRTGAFDWGHAAKRHVDIEEKSDQLQDKEEKVRSALQHVVKCNLEKENITDPIVLPLADCIISAWLLDVISRDQDDYIRYLRKFSGMLKLGGHLILIGDLDLTYFTVGGEKLHGFRYDEEFARKALEGEGFVIDSCEVKKRTSVSDLLDYTAIIFIVAHKQKLV comes from the exons ATGTATGTAGCGAGCTCAGCAT gtcATATTAAAGGTGATATCGTGATTGACCTCAGCATTGGTTCCATGGTTCATCATTTGTATTCAGCCTGTGAGTTTTTCAAATACATCATAGTGCTAAAGAACAGAGACAGATGCATCATGGAGCTGAAAAGATGGGTGGACTCACGTACAGGAGCATTTGATTGGGGCCATGCAGCAAAACGCCATGTGGACATAGAAGAAAAAAG TGACCAGTTACAAGACAAAGAAGAAAAAGTGAGATCAGCACTGCAACATGTTGTGAAATGTAACCTTGAGAAAGAAAATATAACAGATCCAATAGTGTTACCACTAGCAGATTGTATCATCAGTGCTTGGCTTCTAGATGTTATCAGCAGAGACCAGGATGATTACATAAGATATCTCAGGAAGTTCTCAGGGATGCTGAAACTAGGAGGACACCTTATATTAATTGGAGATTTAGACTTGACTTATTTTACAGTGGGGGGAGAGAAGTTGCATGGTTTCAGATATGATGAGGAGTTTGCCAGGAAAGCTCTAGAGGGAGAAGGCTTTGTTATTGATTCCTGTGAGGTTAAGAAGAGGACATCTGTGAGTGACCTTCTTGATTATACGGCTATCATATTCATTGTAGCTCACAAACAGAAGTTGGTCTGA